In Asterias rubens chromosome 15, eAstRub1.3, whole genome shotgun sequence, a genomic segment contains:
- the LOC117299954 gene encoding ankyrin repeat and zinc finger domain-containing protein 1-like — protein sequence MSGYQSRQTSNQSDRSRRVKTTSHKIRGRGHPKVFFRSGNGKLVSVHRCILYGKKNAPATQQELVAMAMQIPTRMKWLILMIGGGHFAGAVFDGKEIVSHKTFHRYTVRAKRGTAQGMRDSQQGGNQPKSAGASLRRYNEAALVEDIQTLFASWADSVNSCHRIFLRAPSYNKKVFFGGKNPLLDLKDERIVTIPFATRRPTFKEIRRVHELLASVECYGDANEAEKRFTAMFSPKTSQPKNTPKVTVNKEEKLEKENDVTKPSPLREDKENRPEVITDGEGDVELVMLEEEISTLDLQEFETRITKPKRTKKKKKPKKKQEAEDGKPSGKMETLCEACRQGDWDRLQALLMTLRVDETVPDGGEEQSEETPGTVDAREEERGFWDADFETAPLEVASQDKTAAGLVSSIVHSEDDVVRKPTQDDTLKNVSLPESTSEQCMMGKEQGMMGKEQGMMSKDKGMMGKDKCMVGNDQGMMGNEQGMVDNQVMTDLKGASAIVNCPVDEEGSTLLHVAAVAEQATMLWNLLDIGADPAIKNKKGQPPYVLCSNKEIRKEFRRYMAAHPEKYDYEKSQIPSPLTSDLEELRAAKAAEKRRIQKKNKRIRDKEQKQELKQQEEEQRKRDLEEEERRRFAALTDREKRAIAAERRLNAQLTSQKPTGTTTLTNTQRCWLCGNSLAGKVPFEYLDYKFCTIDCVKAHKQQQKNAKS from the exons AATGCACCAGCAACTCAGCAAGAACTTGTTGCCATGGCAATGCAGATACCCACAAGGATGAAATGGCTGATTCTTATGATCGGCGGCGGCCATTTTGCAGGTGCTGTTTTTGACGG GAAGGAGATTGTATCCCACAAGACGTTTCATCGCTACACAGTCAGAGCGAAACGAGGAACGGCGCAGGGAATGCGAGATTCACAGCAGGGTGGTAACCAGCCAAA GTCAGCGGGAGCATCCTTACGTCGTTATAACGAAGCAGCTCTTGTTGAAGATATTCAAACGCTCTTTGCAAGTTGGGCCGACTCCGTCAACTCCTGCCATCGTATCTTCTTGAGGGCGCCGAGCTACAACAAGAAGGTGTTCTTTGGGGGAAAGAATCCTCTGCTAGATCTCAAAGATGAACGAATCGTCACGATACCTTTTGCAACGAGACGACCAACGTTCAAAGAAATCCGAAGAGTGCATGAACTACTCGCATCGGTTGAATGTTACG GAGATGCAAATGAAGCTGAAAAGAGATTTACGGCGATGTTTTCACCTAAGACCAGCCAGCCGAAGAATACTCCCAAGGTGACCgtaaacaaagaagaaaaattgGAGAAGGAAAATGATGTTACGAAACCTTCACCACTCAGAGAAGATAAAG AGAATCGGCCTGAGGTTATTACGGATGGCGAAGGTGATGTAGAGTTGGTAATGTTGGAGGAAGAGATATCTACCCTAGACCTCCAGGAATTTGAAACCAGGATTACAAAACCAAAAAGgacgaagaagaaaaagaagccAAAGAAGAAACAGGAAGCTGAAGATG GCAAACCCAGCGGCAAAATGGAGACACTGTGTGAGGCCTGCAGGCAAGGAGATTGGGACCGTCTCCAAGCTTTGTTGATGACACTCAGAGTTGATGAGACCGTCCCTGATGGGGGCGAGGAACAATCAGAGGAGACTCCAGGGACTGTTGATGCCAGAGAGGAAGAGAGGGGCTTTTGGGATGCAGATTTTGAGACAGCGCCGTTAGAGGTAGCGTCCCAAGACAAAACAGCGGCAGGGCTTGTGAGTTCCATTGTCCACTCTGAAGACGATGTTGTGAGAAAGCCAACTCAGGATGATACTCTTAAAAATGTAAGCCTTCCGGAAAGTACAAGTGAGCAGTGTATGATGGGTAAAGAGCAAGGCATGATGGGAAAAGAACAAGGCATGATGAGTAAAGACAAAGGCATGATGGGTAAAGACAAATGCATGGTGGGTAACGACCAAGGTATGATGGGTAACGAGCAAGGCATGGTAGATAACCAAGTCATGACTGATCTGAAGGGTGCATCAGCCATCGTCAATTGTCCTGTGGACGAGGAAGGCAGTACTCTGTTACATGTGGCTGCTGTAGCTGAACAGGCAACGATGCTGTGGAATTTGTTGGACATCGGAGCTGATCCCGCCATAAA GAACAAGAAGGGCCAGCCTCCTTATGTTCTGTGCAGTAATAAGGAGATTAGGAAGGAGTTCAGAAGATACATGGCCGCTCATCCCGAGAAGTACGACTACGAGAAATCACAG ATTCCAAGTCCATTGACCTCTGACCTTGAGGAACTGAGAGCAGCAAAAGCGGCAGAGAAGAGGAGGATACAGAAGAAGAACAAGAGGATTAGAGACAAG GAGCAGAAACAAGAGCTTAAGCAACAAGAGGAGGAGCAGAGGAAGCGAGATTTAGAGGAAGAGGAGAGGAGACGGTTCGCTGCTTTGACTGATCGAGAGAAGAGAGCTATCGCTGCCGAAAGACGACTCAATGCTCAGCTTACATCTCAGAAACCCACAGGGACAACAACACTCACTAATACTCA gcgATGTTGGTTGTGTGGAAATAGCCTAGCAGGCAAGGTTCCGTTTGAATACCTCGACTACAAGTTCTGTACCATCGATTGCGTCAAAGCACACAAACAACAGCAGAAAAACGCCAAATCATGA